Within the Caldisericia bacterium genome, the region CCATAAATTTTTTCCCACATTTCTATATCACAGATGTTTAATAGATAGTTTCTGTTCAAAGAAGCTTTCTTACTTATATCTATTACAATTGATTCTACAATTAAAAGATCAAGTGGAATCATTGATGCATCAAAGCCATCCTTTATAAAATGTAGTGGTGTTCCAATGTGTGTTCCTGTATGCTCCCCTATATGTATGTAATTTAAGTTAAAGCCATCTCTTTCTATACTTTTTACCCTCTCAATTTTAATATGTGGGTCTTTTGGAAATATTGGAGTATCTTCATCTATTGTATGGGTTAAATCAACTATTTTAAATGTCATCTGAAAGGGAATACCTTTGATAACTTATTGCTTCAAGTAAGTGTGAAGTATTTACCTTCTCCTCTCCTTCAAGGTCTGCAATTGTCCTTGAAAGTTTTACTATTTTATCCATACTTCTTAAAGTAAGTTTCAATGATTTCAATGCATTCTTGAGTGTCCTTTCAGCCTCTTCAGTGAGAGGGATATACTTTTTAATAAGTTTTGGAGTTAGCCTTCCATTGAATTTAATTCTTTCTTTGGCATACCTTTCCTTTTGAATTTCCCATACTCTTTTAACCCTTTCCCTTATCTTTTCTGAACTCTCTGCCTCTTTTTTCTCAAAGATCTCTGTATCTGTAAGCCTTGGCACCTTTAATTTTATATCAAACCTATCCCATAAAGGACCTGATACTTTTCTTCTGTATCTCTTTATCTCTCCTATTGAACATGTGCATGTTTTCTCTGGGTCTCCATAGTAACCGCAGGGACATGGATTCATCGCTGCCACAAGTAAAAAATCTGATGGAAATTCAAGGCTTGTTCTTACCCTTGATATTGTTATGTATCCATCTTCAAGTGGCTGTCTTAAAACCTCAAGGACATCCCTTCTAAATTCAGGAAGTTCATCAAGAAATAAAATTCCTTTGTGAGCAAGACTTATCTCTCCAGGTTTTGGAATTGTTCCACCACCCACAAGTCCTGCATAGGATATGGTGTGATGTGGTGCACGAAAAGGTCTTGTCTTTATAATATCCTCCCCATCCTTAAGTAATCCAGCAATGGAGTATATTTTTGTTATCTCCACAGCATCATCATAGTCAAGTGGTGGCATAATCGTAGGCATCCTTCTTGAAAGCATTGTCTTTCCTGAACCAGGAGAACCAACCATTATTATGTGGTGTTTCCCAGCTGCAGCAATCTCCATTGCCCTTTTTAGAAATTTATGTCCCTTCACATCTGAGAAGTCTAAATCAAACTCTTTATCTGTAAATTCTATATCTTTGTTTACCACAGGCTCTCTTTTCTCCTCTCCCCTTAGAAACAGGACAACTTCAGTTAGGTTTTTAAAATGATACAACCTTGTCTCCTTTGAAAGGGAGCACTCTACAAGGTTTCCTTCTGGAATTACAAAATTTTTCCCCTTTAAGAAGAGAGATAGAGGAAGCCCACCACTTATCCTTCTCAATTCTCCCTCAAGGGAAAGTTCACCCACAAAGTAATAATCTATTAAACCTTCCTTTGGAATTTGGTCTGATGCGGCAAGAATTCCTATTGCTATAGGCAGGTCAAAGAGTGTACCTTCCTTTTTTATCTCACCAGGAGCAAGATTAACTGTTATCCTTCTTACAGGAAGATCAAAACCAGAATTTTTTATAGCTGCCCTTACCCTCTCTTTTGCTTCCTGAACGGAAGTGTCAGGAAGACCAACAATTGTGAAAGATGGAAGACCTGACGAGATGTCCACTTCTACAGTAATCTCATACACCCTCAACCCCAAATGTGTCACTGCCTTTACCTTCGCATACATACCTAAAAGATAAAACAAATCTTGTCAAATTTCAATTACTTGACAAAATTAAAATCTGTTTTAATATTATTAAAGTAATGTTTAATATTTTTAAAGGAGGCTAAAAATGAAACTTCCATCAAAGTGTCCTTCCTGTGG harbors:
- a CDS encoding YifB family Mg chelatase-like AAA ATPase is translated as MYAKVKAVTHLGLRVYEITVEVDISSGLPSFTIVGLPDTSVQEAKERVRAAIKNSGFDLPVRRITVNLAPGEIKKEGTLFDLPIAIGILAASDQIPKEGLIDYYFVGELSLEGELRRISGGLPLSLFLKGKNFVIPEGNLVECSLSKETRLYHFKNLTEVVLFLRGEEKREPVVNKDIEFTDKEFDLDFSDVKGHKFLKRAMEIAAAGKHHIIMVGSPGSGKTMLSRRMPTIMPPLDYDDAVEITKIYSIAGLLKDGEDIIKTRPFRAPHHTISYAGLVGGGTIPKPGEISLAHKGILFLDELPEFRRDVLEVLRQPLEDGYITISRVRTSLEFPSDFLLVAAMNPCPCGYYGDPEKTCTCSIGEIKRYRRKVSGPLWDRFDIKLKVPRLTDTEIFEKKEAESSEKIRERVKRVWEIQKERYAKERIKFNGRLTPKLIKKYIPLTEEAERTLKNALKSLKLTLRSMDKIVKLSRTIADLEGEEKVNTSHLLEAISYQRYSLSDDI